A DNA window from Citrobacter tructae contains the following coding sequences:
- a CDS encoding LysR family transcriptional regulator, giving the protein MKFTLRQLEFYIALAETLQVSKAASRCHVSQSSMTVALRNLEEALNAQLFLRLPKGIRLTLAGERFLTHARTIISSSHIALEDLHRQPEATAGKVRIGIAQTLSAYLLPEMLCDIENRFPLLEIDYFEATAPDLLIALRQQKVDFCLLLTSNIKRDSDLEVETIIRSLRQLWIAPGHALLSQSVIHLRDIEKLPFLMLETDQYPTVITNVWQQAGYQPNIHFRSNSFEAVRSLVAQGNGITILSDLVYRPWSLNGQRVIRRTIEDCITYMDVGVVTNAGQLLSIPAERLRDFLRSLIVRLEGKN; this is encoded by the coding sequence ATGAAATTTACCCTACGGCAACTTGAATTTTACATCGCTTTAGCAGAAACATTGCAAGTGTCTAAAGCCGCCAGCCGTTGTCACGTTTCACAGTCCTCCATGACGGTTGCATTGCGTAATCTGGAAGAAGCACTTAATGCACAGCTCTTTCTGCGACTGCCAAAAGGTATCCGGCTCACCTTGGCTGGAGAACGCTTTCTGACGCATGCCCGCACGATCATCAGCAGCAGCCACATCGCCCTGGAAGATTTGCATCGCCAGCCGGAAGCGACGGCCGGAAAAGTTCGGATAGGGATAGCCCAGACGCTCTCGGCATATCTGTTACCGGAGATGCTATGTGACATTGAAAATCGATTTCCCTTACTGGAAATCGACTATTTCGAGGCCACAGCTCCTGACCTGCTGATCGCTCTGCGCCAGCAGAAGGTTGATTTTTGCCTACTGCTCACGTCGAACATTAAGCGCGACAGTGACCTTGAGGTGGAAACCATTATTCGATCGCTGCGCCAGTTGTGGATCGCCCCAGGACATGCTTTGTTGAGTCAGTCAGTTATCCACCTGCGCGATATCGAGAAGCTGCCCTTTTTGATGCTCGAAACCGATCAATATCCCACGGTGATCACTAATGTCTGGCAACAGGCAGGTTATCAGCCCAACATCCATTTTCGCAGTAACTCCTTTGAAGCGGTTCGTAGTCTGGTTGCCCAGGGGAATGGAATTACCATCTTATCCGATCTGGTTTATCGTCCCTGGTCGCTAAACGGTCAGCGCGTCATTCGGCGGACTATTGAGGACTGCATCACCTACATGGACGTTGGCGTGGTCACCAACGCCGGACAACTACTGTCAATTCCAGCAGAGCGATTAAGGGATTTTCTACGTTCGCTGATTGTGAGACTGGAGGGGAAGAACTAA